From Candidatus Mycalebacterium zealandia:
CCCAGAGCACGTCAAACCCCTTCATTTTTTTATATCGGACAAGAACGTCCTGAAAAGTGTTGTTTAGAGCGTGCCCGATGTGCAGGGAGCCCGTAACATTTGGAGGCGGCATTACTATGGAAAAACTTTTCTTCCCCCCTTTTTTCCTGCGTTCCGCCTTGAATTTTTCGTTTTTAAGCCAGAATGCCCGCCATTTTTTTTCAAGGGGAACCGGAGTATAAGTTTTTTCCATGCCGTCCAAAGCGGGAGGCAAATCTATACTCCCGATTTTTCTTCAAGTTTTTCAGATTTGGCTTCTTCCACAAGAGGCATAGGAACGGTTTGGTTTTCAGTCTGAATTTTGATGTTTTTATACACATCAAGACCCGTGCCGGCAGGAATGATTTTTCCGATAATAACATTCTCTTTCAGCCCTTTGAGTTTGTCCTCTTTGCTCTCGCAGGCGGCTTCGGTGAGAATTTTTGTCGTTTCCTGGAAAGACGCCGCAGACAGCCAACTTTCAGTGATGAGAGAAGAGCGCGTTATTCCGAGCAACAAAGGTTCGGCGGCGGCGGATTTGCCTTCCTGTTGTTCCACTTCAGAGTTCTCTCTATGGAACATGGCTTTCGTTACGGACTCGCCTGGAATCATTGTTGTATCTCCGGGGTCTTTAATCTTCACTCTTTTGAGCATTTGTCTGACAATCACCTCAATGTGCTTGTCATTGACCCTGACTCCCTGTAACTCGTAAACATCCTGAATCTCCTTAACAAGGAATTCGCTGAGCGTCTTTTCCCCTTTAATTTTCAGAATGTCATGCGGGTTCTCGTCTCCGTCCACGATTTTGTCGCCCGCGACTACAAAATCGCCTTCACTGACAATGATGTGTTTTCCTTTCGGAACAATATATTCCTTCTCCTCTCCGATTTGCGGATTAACCAGAATGCGCCTTTTGCCCTTCACGTCTTCCCCGAAAGATACGGTGCCGTCAATCTCGCTTACTATCGCGAGGTTTTTATCTTTGGGAACGCGCGCTTCAAATAGTTCGGCAACTCTGGGCAGTCCGCCGGTTATGTCTTTTGTTATCCTCTTTTTCGGGATTTTTGCAACAATGTCTCCGGGCTCTACTTGGTCGCCACTATTTTTCTCAATGATCGCGCCCACGGGAAGACCGAATTCCTGTTTGGAATCTTTACCACTCTTGATAATGATAGTCGGGTTCAGCTTCGCAAGTTCCTTGATGCCCGTCGGAGGAGCGACAACCTCAATTTTGAGAATTCCGGTAATCTCATCCGGTTGCTGGCGGAAGTTTTTGCCCTCTTCCAGATCCTTCCACTGAACTGTTCCCGTACTCTCGGCGATATACTGGTTTGTATAAGGATCCCACTCTGCAAGGATTTCATTTTCAACCTTTCCATCCTTTTTGTTCTGCTCCCACTTGACCTTCTGTCCGTCCTTTGCCTTCAGGATGGAGCCCTGCTCAAGTTTGTGTGTTTCCTTCTCGTAGCCCTTTTCATCCACAATGGAAAGACGGCCGTTTCTGTTAATAACGCGCCACAGAACACCCTTCTGTAGTTCAACGGTTTCCACATTGGACAGCAACACGGTTCCGGGGTGGTTGTTTTCAAGAGTGGCGACTTCGGCTTTTGCCTCTCCGCCCACATGAAAAGTTCTCATCGTAAGCTGAGTTCCCGGCTCGCCGATTGACTGAGCCGCCATAATTCCAACCGCCTCGCCTATATCCACGATTTTTCCTGTTGAGAGGTTTCTCCCGTAGCAAAGACGGCATATTCCCTCTTCGGTGTCGCAGGTCAGAACCGAGCGGATTTTAACTTCATTGATACTGCTCAGGTTAATTTTTTCAGCAGCTTCGTTGTCGATTTCATGTCCGTTTTTGACAATGATTTCACCTGTTTCCGGATCCTTCAAGTCGTCCAGAACAACCCTTCCGAGCACTCTGTCTCCAACCCGTTTTTTAATTTTCCCGCCATCCACTTCATTTGTGTAAACAAGTCCCTCAATGGTTCCGCATTCTTCCTCGCGCACAATTATGTCATGCGCAACATCAATGAGCTTTCTCGTGAGATAGCCCGCATTTGCTGTTTTAAGAGCGGTGTCGGCAAGACCTTTACGTGCGCCGTAGGTTGAAAGAAAGTAGTCCATCACCTTCAACCCTTCACGGAAGTTTGAGGTTATAGGCTTTTCAATAATGGTGTCATCTCCCTTCGCCATCAATCCCCTCATTCCGGCAAGCTGTCTCATCTGAGACATGCTACCTCGTGCTCCGGAATCAATCATCATGTATATCGGGTTTGAGCTTGTGCTTGTTCTTTCGACGCCTTTGTTGTCTTTAACGGTCTCAAACTTGATGTTTTCCATAACATTTTCGGCAATTTCATCACTCGCTCTTGTCCAGATGTCCACAACCTTGTTGTAACGCTCTCCGTCCGTCAGCAACCCTTGAGAATACTGCCCTTGAACTTTGAGTTCCTCTTCGCGCGCCTTTTCAACAATCTTTTCCTTGCTCTCGGGAATTTCCATGTCGTTAATAGAAATTGAGATGCCGGATTTTGTAGCGTATTTAAATCCAAGAGTCTTTATGCGGTCCGCCATAATAACGGTTTCTTTTCCGCCGTTTTTTCTAAAACACATATCCACAAGGTTTTCAACTTCGCCCTTGCTCATAGGTTTGTTGACCAGTTTAAACGGAATGGTTTTCGGAATTGCCTCATCGTATAGAATCGCTCTGCCAACTGTTGTTTCAACAAGCTCGTCGTTGATTTTGATTTTTATCAGAGTGTGAATCCCGACATGCCCCGAATCGTATGCCATCATGACCTCTTCGGGCGATGAGAAGTATTTGCCTTCCCCTTTGCTGTAAGCGGAATCCTTGGTCATGTAGTAGATTC
This genomic window contains:
- the rpoC gene encoding DNA-directed RNA polymerase subunit beta' translates to MRKWQNCSLERQNSNREVKMEFEDIVSTKADNYSGVQISIASPEAIKEWSHGEVKKPETINYRTFKPEKNGLFCPKIFGPVKDYECACGKYKRLKHRGIVCEKCGVEVTTSKLRRERMAHIDLASPVVHIWFLRSTPSRIGMILDMSIRDIDRVLYYESHVVINPGAHPLKMGQTLTNEELSQLRRAEYVIASLRNCPEEDTFLNIETEEDVNHAVAFLISEEDMSLVKDYWYKHLLPAELVTKFSLQSVMSGKTGISEREARHLIDSFLDAKKDLKKEQSAYDAKVSESGELESGGKLKEARDSFQSIKKEFEQKFAKHYQTLGLEELPSSDKKIRDAFKQLSETGKADKEALGASCDNLTKGDAGKEHAALRKLYKEAGKNIKKVEADAEEVPPHLKDAHEKLVKAREGLKKSQTAFAKIIRKVTFTEKEIKTLTEADESFEVDYTYGMGAEAIYDMLKSIDLKSLSEELKTEMQESSSSLKKAKIAKRRKICETFRKSKNRPEWMVLKTIPVLPPDLRPLVPHGGRFATSDLNVLYRRVINRNNRLKRLLELDAPDIIIRNEKRMLQEAVDALFENGRRGRPVLGHNHRPLKSLTDIIKGKSGRFRQNLLGKRVDYSGRSVITVGPNLKLHQCGLPKQMALELFKPFIYQKLQELKNKDGSPIAPTIKIAKKFVETGVPVVWDALDDVIKEHMVMLNRAPTLHKLSIQAFEPVLVEDRSIRVHPLVCPAYNADFDGDQMAVHLPLSIEAQAECRTLIMSTNNILSPAHGKPVILPTQDIVLGIYYMTKDSAYSKGEGKYFSSPEEVMMAYDSGHVGIHTLIKIKINDELVETTVGRAILYDEAIPKTIPFKLVNKPMSKGEVENLVDMCFRKNGGKETVIMADRIKTLGFKYATKSGISISINDMEIPESKEKIVEKAREEELKVQGQYSQGLLTDGERYNKVVDIWTRASDEIAENVMENIKFETVKDNKGVERTSTSSNPIYMMIDSGARGSMSQMRQLAGMRGLMAKGDDTIIEKPITSNFREGLKVMDYFLSTYGARKGLADTALKTANAGYLTRKLIDVAHDIIVREEECGTIEGLVYTNEVDGGKIKKRVGDRVLGRVVLDDLKDPETGEIIVKNGHEIDNEAAEKINLSSINEVKIRSVLTCDTEEGICRLCYGRNLSTGKIVDIGEAVGIMAAQSIGEPGTQLTMRTFHVGGEAKAEVATLENNHPGTVLLSNVETVELQKGVLWRVINRNGRLSIVDEKGYEKETHKLEQGSILKAKDGQKVKWEQNKKDGKVENEILAEWDPYTNQYIAESTGTVQWKDLEEGKNFRQQPDEITGILKIEVVAPPTGIKELAKLNPTIIIKSGKDSKQEFGLPVGAIIEKNSGDQVEPGDIVAKIPKKRITKDITGGLPRVAELFEARVPKDKNLAIVSEIDGTVSFGEDVKGKRRILVNPQIGEEKEYIVPKGKHIIVSEGDFVVAGDKIVDGDENPHDILKIKGEKTLSEFLVKEIQDVYELQGVRVNDKHIEVIVRQMLKRVKIKDPGDTTMIPGESVTKAMFHRENSEVEQQEGKSAAAEPLLLGITRSSLITESWLSAASFQETTKILTEAACESKEDKLKGLKENVIIGKIIPAGTGLDVYKNIKIQTENQTVPMPLVEEAKSEKLEEKSGV